The Lycium ferocissimum isolate CSIRO_LF1 chromosome 10, AGI_CSIRO_Lferr_CH_V1, whole genome shotgun sequence genome window below encodes:
- the LOC132034907 gene encoding probable leucine-rich repeat receptor-like protein kinase At1g35710, with protein sequence MRSSLSNTTIFSQPLFLHVMLIFITTSFHHVLAKTYLNASERHPINSSSFEAFSLLKWKASLENASQTLLSSWLVTSNASPCHWDGISCDNFGRVNQMDLANYGIRGNLHHLNFSSFPHLQLINLSNNSLNGTVPRNICNLSRLSFLYLSSNHFSGVIPPEIGLLKNLKHLRLSKNHFTGFIPSSIGNLTKLKLLYLSINELYGPIPPSFGNLKSLLHLCLLNNTLNGSLPIELENLTNLQTFQVAENNLSGHLPQNVCLGGSLAKFTAYDNNFIGSVPRTLKNCSTLSRLRLDGNQLSSNISEAFGVYPSLVYMDLSHNKLYGELSSQWSLSHNLTSLKISLNNLSGSIPIEIGKLTKLEMLDLSSNHLTGEIPKSLESLTLLLELDLHGNEISGEIPIEVGKLSKLTRLDLAANNISGKIPGDIGDCRQLWNLNLSKNL encoded by the coding sequence GACATCCAATTAATTCAAGTTCATTTGAAGCATTTTCTCTCTTAAAATGGAAAGCCAGTCTTGAAAATGCAAGCCAAACACTCCTTTCCTCTTGGTTGGTTACTAGCAATGCTAGTCCTTGCCATTGGGATGGCATTTCTTGtgataattttggaagagttaATCAAATGGATCTTGCAAATTATGGGATTAGAGGTAATCTTCACCATCTAAATTTCTCTTCCTTTCCTCATCtccaattaattaatttatccAATAACTCACTCAATGGTACAGTTCCAAGAAACATATGCAATCTTTCAAGATTGAGTTTCCTCTATTTGAGTTCCAATCATTTTTCTGGAGTGATTCCACCTGAAATAGGGTTATTGAAGAATCTCAAGCATTTACGCTTGTCGAAAAATCATTTTACTGGCTTTATCCCTTCATCTATTGGTAACTTGACCAAACTTAAGCTGTTATATCTATCTATAAATGAACTCTATGGCCCTATCCCTCCAAGTTTTGGTAACTTAAAATCCCTTCTGCATTTGTGTTTGCTCAATAATACACTCAATGGATCACTTCCAATAGAGCTTGAAAATCTTACAAATTTGCAAACTTTTCAAGTAGCAGAGAACAATCTTTCTGGTCACTTGCCACAAAATGTATGCCTTGGTGGATCACTTGCTAAATTCACAGCATATGATAATAACTTTATTGGTAGTGTCCCTAGAACCTTGAAAAATTGCTCTACACTATCCAGACTTAGGCTTGATGGTAACCAACTATCTAGCAACATATCAGAAGCTTTTGGTGTCTATCCAAGTCTAGTTTACATGGATTTGAGTCACAATAAACTATATGGCGAGTTATCATCACAATGGAGCCTTTCTCATAATCTAACAAGTTTGAAGATCTCTTTGAACAACTTGTCTGGATCCATACCTATTGAGATAGGAAAGTTGACCAAACTAGAAATGCTTGATCTCTCTTCAAATCACTTGACCGGCGAAATTCCTAAAAGTTTGGAGAGCCTAACTCTCTTGCTGGAACTTGATTTGCATGGAAATGAAATCTCAGGAGAAATACCTATAGAAGTGGGAAAGTTGTCCAAACTTACAAGACTTGACTTGGCTGCAAATAATATAAGTGGCAAGATTCCAGGAGACATAGGAGATTGTAGGCAgctttggaacttgaatttaaGCAAGAAC